The Polypterus senegalus isolate Bchr_013 chromosome 10, ASM1683550v1, whole genome shotgun sequence genomic interval ttcCATGTGCCCTTACTTATGTAAATCataccattccaaacaaggaaaagaagattcaatgtcatgctgactctgtcacaAAGAAATAGTGCAATGCCtattttcgcagttgtccctttcttgtcttctaatgcttgccttgaagttctaaatgatgagcccctgtgtgctaaatctggccttgtgttaatggatttataaaatagtgtttgtacagagcacagtgacaaatTAAACTTATGTACTTATTACACCTGTGTACATTTTATGGTGCGCCatgtgtttttccttttaaataaaacacagtttaaaaaggGCAATTATAAGATACCTGGTAATTAAGCACTTATAATCTAGATCTTCTACAAGATCTCATGAAGGcatggtttgttttttaaatgccaTATGCAAGTTGACACACTTCACTTTTTGCTTAGTATATTACCAactattttataactttttatattttatttaattttctcataTGTTagaactattttatattttatataactaGTCTATTTTGCAGGCGTTTTGGGGTTGTGTATTGTGTGTTAACAGTGTTATGTTAAATTGTGTGTTCTTTTAGAGGAATACCGACAGTTCCTGGGACAGTGGCTCTTAAAAAGGATGCTCAGAATCTGATAGGTATCAGCATTGGTGGAGGAGCGCAGTATTGTCCCTGTCTTTATATTGTGCAGGTACAGTAAGTGGATTTCCTCTACAATACAacacaacttttattttttgtagcaCTTTTCAGTGAGTACAAGCGTAGAACACTATGTGCAAGtactcaggtaaaatgcaagtacagattatactaattacttaATTCAAACAGAATTTGTACCGATTAACGTAAATAGAAACCAACAatttctgtccattaattaattgttaaactatggcccgttgacaacagaggagatgaaaattgtaaaagagaaagttgaAAACAAAGGCAGACATAGTCACAGTCCTTGATACATCGGCCAACTGAAATGTTAAACCACTGGTGTATTTTTTGACTATCTCTTGATTTCACATATACACAGatgttcttatattattattatctgtgtgCGATGCTCAGAAATATGATTATTCAACAGTCTGCGCTGGTACTATCTCAGCTGCTATAATACATATGGAAGAaatgtttttgtactttattagattttataaactgtatgttgtaatgctaaaaaaaatatttgcttgcctgattatttcttttatgtatttgaaaaaaacatcttgaaccataaagagaaacaaattatctaacacaaaaggaaaaaaaagaatgggcTCATGACCTGTAAGGTATTACTATCAAGAAAAAATGAAGCACTTGAGCGAATGAGGGATTCAAATTATGTTGAAATGCTGGTATTGTTACACAGAAGGTGAATATCAAGTTAATTCAGAAATGTAAAATCCTACTAAGCAAAAGTCACGTACAAGTTAGTCTTCCACGACTTAAAGTAGAAATTGTATTGCAATTGATTGAGGGTTGACTGTTTGGGTATGTTTGACACTTCAGATCACTCAACTCTAATGTTTCATAATAATTACTGGTAACATGAAAGTAAAAGAGATAACATAAACGAAGGGTAATTGTGGGCAAAAGTGTAAACTCCTTGAGGTGAATTTAAAtatgaagagagaaaaaaaaagagttttgcattatttgactgcAAATGTCAATCCAAAGCATGAGGAGAATGTTTCACAAGGAGCAGACTTTCCAAGATGTTTACCAAATTATTGCTGTTGACTGATGTTTGAATCTCTGCCCTAACACTGCCTAATGTTTTCCATTTCTGAGTGGATTTTTCTTCATCTATCCTGGTTTCCCTCCCACATACCAAAAATATGCAGGCTCGAATGAATGGTACCTCTTTGTTGGTTCTCTTTTAGtgaatgtgcatgtttgtgtgagtaCGCCATGCAGTGGATTGGCAGTTCtttcttgccttgcatccagtgctgccaggatattcACTGACAGTCCTCTCCTCCTACCTCCAATACTGATCTGAAAAAGAAGGTTAATTTGGTGGATAGGTTATACTGGTTGGGTTATGGTTCATGAACTACTACAACACCTCAAAGTACGCATCTGTGGATTGAATGGGACAAAGTAGTGGGCTACttgataacagaaaaaaaaagtttaagaacaggtgaaatttgtcattttatcaTCTTGCTCTCGGCAATTAGAAGGGTACTTTTGTGGAACATAACATGAACCATATACCAAGTTCCATCTGAACGTCTTTTTGAGGAACTATGTTGCAGTTCCAGGAACTTGGAGAATCCATTCCAAGGTATATTGAAGCTCTTCTGGTAAGTCCTTGCCAACTAAAACAGAAAGGAaacttcctttatttttttagtcaCCTGTATTTCATCGAAAGTGACATGATTGCTCCTAAAAGAACATGGTTGACATTTGCATTCATactgttacttattttttaatatgaggtAAAACTATTCTTAATTACAATTAAGACACCTTTTGTCCCCTACAGAGTTATGCTGTGGGGCACCTTCTGTCTAAACATTATTTGTGGTCTgcttatacagtacatcatgttCTCATTATTTTCTGCTTAGTCACATTCTGTAGTGCTTATTTAAAGCCAGGGATTCCAGGATTTAATACATAACTGTGTCATTTCTGCCTTTGCAGGTTTTTGATAATACACCAGCAGCAATAGATGGTACTTTGGCAGCTGGAGATGAGATAACCGGAGTTAATGGTAAACCAGTTAAGGGGAAAACCAAAGTGGAGGTGGCTAAAATGATCCAGGTTGTTAAGGTATTGTCTTTCAATGGCAACTTCACAACATACATGTTTGAAATGTGACTTGTTTATTTTGAGCCCATTTATAATGTGCATTTTGAGATTTTCATGCTCTTTGAGCAATAAATGTatgaaatataacagaaaatgtaTGTGCATTACAGTAAGTGAatgtataaatatacataaaaataaaagagataaTGAAATAATATCCAATTTAATCCTGCCTCAGTAtagcattcacaatatatatgggCTCCTAATTTATTAAAACTAGTCATCATTGTCTTTCCATCGTTTACAAACTAGACAAAGTAACCAGCATTTCTTGGGTATAAATAAATAGGGAGTTTGGAAATTCAATATGGTTAAACACAACCTgcagtgagacaaaaagacataTTCTTAGACATAAGCTGTAATCCTGTGAAAcgattaaattgtttttcttattagTTGATAATAAAATGCTATATGTACCAGTGGTCTTTGATAAGATTGTGCCTTTGTAACTACAAAAGTTTTTGTAAGCTGAAGGCATTCTCCAATCAGCCCCAGCACACTCTTGCTATCTGATGGAAATTGTAGTCCCCATTTTGGTGCTGTTTTTGTGGTAGCCCCTCTCTCATTATAACTGTTTTCCCCAGAATGACACACAGCCTATATTTTAAGTCAGAACAATGGCAACTCTTATGCAAAATTTGTGAAAGTTGGTTCAGCTGTGTTTGCATGATTGGTGAACAAGCTAACAACtgacaatttaatttatatagattggtgattaaaaatgtacaaattcagCAAATGTTGAAATGTAAATCATTGTATGGCTTTCTGTTGTACAGGGTGAAGTCACCATCCACTACAATAAGTTGCAGGCTGATCCGAAACAAGGAAAATCACTGGACATAGGTTAGCAATAcaaaaacttgtttttaatttaatatactaTTATGACTTCCTCACGCTATCACTCACCTACATGTATATTTTGTGTGACATAACTGTTAACCACCATATATTTAACTGATAAAGTTGATGACAGCTTTGTCTCTTAAAAGCACTGGGAAAAATATACTTTAGGAAATGATTCAAGTTCTTGATGTAGCTGACTGGCGATTCAAGGACTACAGATAAGGAATAGACActttacaaaatacaatacagtaaaccctcgtttatcgcggttaatctgttccagactctaccgcgataaattaatttccacgaagtaggattctttatttataaatcttaatatttttgcagttagagcatagaaaacctgtttacgaccttctaaatatgttttttaacattattagagccctctagacatgaaataacaccctttagtcaaaagtttaaactgtgctccatgacaagacagagatggcagttctttctcacaagtaaaagaatgcaaacatattttcctcttcaaagaaatgagtgtcaggagcagagaatgtcagagagagagagaaaagtaaccAATCAAAAATtgatagggctgttgggcttttaagtggaagcaccacgataaagcggccgcaagaaagggatcaatgtgaaggtagtctttcagcatttttttagaggagcgtccatatcttctaagcaaacagccctctgctcacaccccctctgtcaggagcagagaatgtcagagagaggcagagaaaagcaaacaatcaaaaatcaatacgtgctgttagagcttttaagtgtgcgaagcacccgcgagggaagcatatcgtatatcattgacgagttttatttaatacattaaacgtgctctgattgggtagcttctcagccatctgccagtagcgtcccttgtatgaaatcaactgggcaaacaaactgaggaagcatgtaccataaattaaaagacccattgtccgcagaaatccacgaaccagcaaaaaatccatgatatatatttagatatgcttacatttaaaatctgcgatggagtgaagccgcgaaagtcgaagcacgatatagcgagggatcactgtatttagtTTTGTTGACATGTGTTTTGTTTGCTCctgattttcatatttttaatctgATTCCTGGCCGTACAGTGCCTTATGGtggtctcctttcattttcttctcaGTTCTTAAGAAGGTGAAGCATCGTCTGGTAGAAAATATGAGTTCAGGAACTGCAGATGCTCTAGGCCTTAGCAGAGCGATCTTATGTAATGGTGAGTTGCATAACTGTGATCTTATGTAACGGTGAGTATGTACTGACATATCTCTGCAAAGTGAATATCCACATGTTTCAATGGTTTAGGAACTTATGTTTTGTGGATCAAAGCAGCAGTCAAAGAAGACCTTTTGTGTAGCTTGTTTATGATCAAGAAGTTATCCATATTCAGTAGTTGTTCTGTCTCTTTCAGATGGATTGGTGAAGAGGTTAGAGGAACTGGAGAAAACTGCAGAGCTGTATAAAGGTACCAATTTTCAAAGTCATTGTAGCTTACTAATGATAAGGCTAAGCCTGAAGACCATTCCTGCTTTATCTTCTTAATCATTCAAACCACTTATTCAGCAGCCTTTAGCCATTGCAGGAGGACCCAGCTCTGCTGCTAATAAATTGATCCAGAACTTCAGATTTTCTAAGTGAGGGGATTGGTTTTGTATCCATGCAGCTAAACTTGGAAAAAGATTTGTGAGTGAAAAggatacttacaaaagtttatgTTGAGTTTAAGAAGTTTGAGCACACATTGTACATTTCCAAGAAAGGAGTCAGTGAATGCAGgtgcaaaaatgtttatttgtaacaGGTGAAGCATCAAAACTGGAACTGCCAAAACACATTTGATATAATCTTCATTTTTTATAACaaagtaaattatatttgtttcttccattcaatttttttactttatttttttaagttttactgtTTAATCCTGATGTGCTATTAAGTCACCTTGGGCTTTTATTTAAGAGAAGGTTTTTCTAAAACATTTACTTTGTCTTAACAAGTAATGATCATAAATGTTTGCTTAGGTTTGATGGAGCATACGAAAAGACTGTTAAGAGCTTTCTTTGAACTGTCACAGTCACATCGAGGTGAGAAgatctttgtgtgtaactattaatTGATCTGTTGAgtgcttttaaattatttatccaATCACTAAAAAGTTATTAACATACTGGTGAAGATATCTTTAGGAAGAAATTTGTTGTAGTGGTAAATACATATGATTGGTTGCTTATCCTAACAGTActccaataataaaaatatgactaCAATTTTCTATGCATCATAAGCCACtctcaataatatattattaatgaaTGACTTAATCTTTGCAGATCgtatttgtaaatgtctttaGCTTGAGGAGGGGCTCATTTTTATGGAAACTctctttcatttaatatacaGGATTTTCTATCTGCTTTCAGATgaattactttgttttattttctcctgTGTGTTGCTAAACTTTATGTATAGCCTTTGGAGATGTGTTTTCTGTGATTGGTGTCCGAGAACCTCAGGCAGCTGCCAGTGAAGCCTTTGTAAAGTTTGCAGAGGCTCATCGCAGCATTGAGAAGTTTGGTATTCGGCTGCTGAAGACCCTCAAACCAGTGAGTCATTTCTAAAGGAATATTGACTTAATATTATACTTGATAAAAACAATTCTGCTAAAATCatagaataagcttttaatttgtttttattttccataaaaatGACATATGCTGATAATAATATACACTGATACTCAGTGTGGTTTTTCTCTTGCTTTAGATGCTTCATGATCTGAACACTTACCTAAATAAAGCTATTCCAGACACTAAGCTTACAATCCGGAAATACTTGGATGTGAAATTTGAGTATCTGGTAAGAAACCTTATCTGCTTCAAATTTTATagatttttacatactgtatatgctcacgtataagtttggttttgaaaccagaaaaatcaatcGTAAAATCAGACACTGACTAATACAAAAATTtgacacttcattttatttatttattttttacatcttgcctcctccatcagtttctcagacacatcgaattttgtttcagcagcgcatttatcaatttcttttgctacttcagtgatgtttatttaaaaccagcttcatgttttcttctaaTCGAACGTTCCATCGTAGATGGTCatacgataaagatgtatgagggtgagagatacaaaaaagacaaatcagtgcaaacgttgtttcagaatagtttgggtattaccgtgtggtcacgtaggcaaaatagagagaggggttaggagcacacgctgatacagtgcattgccgcacccacatagaaaaaaggcagtgtgcttcgtggttactctctcaggtgggcgttagcatatcataatcccttgtaccaacagcatgtgttttccgcattcgacttatacgaccgacattataaaataccagaaattatactgtaaaagcaaGTCCCGACtaatccgcgggagaacttatccgtgagtatatacagtatctgtgttGGGATTGTTTTGTTGTGATATGGTCCTAGGGTGACCCTACTCCCATCTATACTTTTTATTACTTAGACCTTAACAGAATGCCATAAGTCCCATTCTCTTACCTCTTTGTCAGGGTTGAATGCTACTGTACCTCATCACTCCCTgctttatgttacattttataaccCTAGGCAATGAGACAGAGTACCAGAACAGGCAAACGAAAatgttacaaatttattaatgtattatagATATTATCCCCAAAATagttaaagtaaaatatatttgtgaCAAAAGTACCTGTACAACCTAAGTAGATACTTGCTACAAGGTGAATTTCTTTAATATACTTTGCTCCTACTTGGTCTTTGGTCCTGCATAGCTTTTTAATGAAGGCAACTGTGGCAGAGACAAAATGagagttttttttattaccttttctttatatagtatgCCTGTCTGACTTCCTTGATGTACCTCCAGGCCCAGTAGGATAGGCCAACTCCCTTGCTTCATTCCAGTCCTGTTTAGGCATAGTTTAACTAATTTAGATTCAGCCTTCATTCCAGCCCATACTTTCCCCCTGGAGAAGGAAGGGGCATCATACATTTTTACCTGTCCCTTCCATTCCTGGCTGTGAGTTGACCTGTTAATGGCCTTTCATCTCATTTCACCTGTATTCACCCGGGCTAGCTGAACAGTCAATCCCTGTTTTTCCTGTACAAAAATTGTATCTGATAAGTGGACTggcttaaacataaataaaagtatatacaAATGATCAAATAAAGACAATCTACAAACATATTTATCATTCTGGATATtaccatttttttctctccccaacACATTTTTACTAAATTGATACAAtaattttttcttgtaaaattttGCGGCTTGTGAATCTGTGCGAggcagtatttttattttggaacGTGGGTGTGGCGGAAAGCAAATACATCTATTGTGCCTTTTAAAAGGGACTGCAAGAACAAAGGCAACATATTTCAAAATGCTTTATACGCAGGTAATTTTAAATGTACTATCAGTTCAATGAAGACAGCATTACATTTTGTCTCACATTTTCTTCTTGAGTCCCTTTTATCAAACTGCCtggaaaaacacttttttgtcatttttaatttatttattaaataatcataCATGAGTTGCTTAGACTCTTTTAGGTTTCACTGAAAATTAAGAATCTGTTTGATGACACTGCTTCCAAACGTTAGTCATTAAATTCTCAAATGCAAGCACTTCGTGACGCTTAAAACCTGATCACCTTTATGGTTTTGATAATTTAATGCCCTCTGCTTGTAAGCTTCACCTTCCACGTGTGGAGCATGACATTTGTAAATCTGTTTTATAAGCACTCAGACCTTGAAgctttttattcacttattaatttgtatttataggaTACTGTTTGTGgtgaatttttctttaaatataaatttgaattgtttttctaaataaaatattactcTTTGTTTgttcaaatggaaaaaaacaacctGTAAGTCATATTCTATAGGTGACTGTTCATAATGAAGTGATTTCTAAAGTTACACTGTTTAAAAAGTGCActgctttttaataaaaacacatttaaactaTTTGTTAAATTGATCATAACAGCATCTTAATGTGTTACTGCCTTAACAAcatgagtacagtggaacctctagatacgagtttaattcgttccagcactgagcttgtatagcgaatttcttgtatctagaacaaaacttccctattgaaaataatggaaatccagttaatccgttccgcatccccacaaatatcaacataaaaatcaattttcctaacaaataacactgataaataagtgtggatacactttgtctgctgagcgtcatgtgatcataactgagctgatggttcttctctctcgtgcaagtctccctctccttatctctcttgctcacgcgcccctctctctctctccttatctctcttgctctctcctcttgagggtagagaaaagccaagcaaaataacaccttttattggctaactaaaaagattacaatatgcaagctttctaggcaactcagggcccttcttcaggcaagatgtaatcaaagcttgcatattgtaatctttttagttagccaataaaaggtgtcattttgcttggcttttctctacattcataatggctaacacggtacaacacctattctccgtctgcatgtccgcaatatttttggatacgcttatacggcgaactgctacagcgaaacaatgaaatcacaagcgcacaaagcGCGTAGAttctcacgctacgggagaacaaggaacactgagtgagctgacgggctggcagcgtcagcttgggtgaatccccgagttgaggcggattgggaaacgcatcacgcataaccacagcctgctTGTATTTATATCCGAattttttcgctcatactttccacttatcttgaatttctcgtatacagaggtgatcatatctagaggttccactgtatatctttcatcattttttcttttaattttatgtacTGCTTTGTACAGCACTTTAAAGAGTAGTTTGTATGACATTTACAGCCCCTATTTGCATCAAACAGgcagtttttctttaaatctgaaatatataaaatcattttacaatccctccttttcaaagatccaagaggacactgggaaaaagatctctcaattaatatatcagaaaagaagtggaaagtagcaatgcagagaattcactcgagctcaagcatacaattatacaactcaaaattatatatcgagcacatctgtctcgactaaaactctccaaaatgtttccatgggatgatccaacctgcgaacgttgcaaccaagtcccagcctcactgggtcacatgttttggtcctgcaccaaattaacatcattcttgaccaaaatttttaattgcctttcagacagccttggactcacaatccctcctaacccattaacagctgtgtttggtgttcttccagaggggcttaaagtggagaaagacaaacaaattgtgattgtatttactacacttttggcacgcagactgattctgataaactggaagaacccaaactctcctcttttaagt includes:
- the pick1 gene encoding PRKCA-binding protein, whose translation is MFGDLDYELEEDKLGIPTVPGTVALKKDAQNLIGISIGGGAQYCPCLYIVQVFDNTPAAIDGTLAAGDEITGVNGKPVKGKTKVEVAKMIQVVKGEVTIHYNKLQADPKQGKSLDIVLKKVKHRLVENMSSGTADALGLSRAILCNDGLVKRLEELEKTAELYKGLMEHTKRLLRAFFELSQSHRAFGDVFSVIGVREPQAAASEAFVKFAEAHRSIEKFGIRLLKTLKPMLHDLNTYLNKAIPDTKLTIRKYLDVKFEYLSYCLKVKEMDDEEYSCIALGEPLYRVSTGNYEYRLVLRCRQEARARFAKMRKDVLEKIELLDQKHVQDIVFQLQRFVSGMSHYYDECYGVLKDADVFPIEVDLSRTMLTYGGQRDLYNEDEEGEDEGGESQGTSEQSSRGARQEENGDEKLIDDE